In Providencia sneebia DSM 19967, one DNA window encodes the following:
- the dapE gene encoding succinyl-diaminopimelate desuccinylase, with protein sequence MNCPVIQLAQELISRPSISPDDQGCQALLTERLEKLGFTVEQMPFGDTLNFWAYHGAKDGETLAFAGHTDVVPAGDPAKWQTPPFTPTIINQHLYGRGAADMKGSVAAMVVAAERFVEKHPDHQGRLAFLITSDEEADATHGTVKVVETLMKRNERLDYCLVGEPSSQAQLGDIVKNGRRGSLTANLTILGTQGHVAYPHLADNPVHRATAFLQELTNIQWDQGNKFFPATSMQIANIHAGTGASNVIPGELFIQFNFRFSTEVTDTLIREQVETLLERHNLKYQLKWALSGQPFLTPKGKLVDATIQAIKEKTTLTTELSTSGGTSDGRFIAQMGAQVIELGPLNATIHKVDECVKVDDLQQLALIYERVMELLLL encoded by the coding sequence ATGAATTGTCCGGTCATACAACTTGCTCAAGAATTGATTTCGCGCCCATCAATTAGCCCTGATGACCAAGGATGTCAGGCATTACTGACTGAGCGTTTAGAAAAACTAGGTTTTACTGTTGAACAAATGCCTTTTGGTGACACGCTCAATTTTTGGGCATATCATGGTGCTAAAGATGGCGAAACCTTAGCCTTTGCGGGGCATACCGATGTTGTTCCGGCTGGCGATCCAGCAAAATGGCAAACTCCCCCTTTTACACCCACTATCATTAATCAACATCTCTATGGTCGTGGTGCTGCTGACATGAAAGGCTCAGTCGCGGCAATGGTTGTTGCAGCAGAACGTTTTGTCGAAAAACATCCCGACCATCAGGGCAGACTCGCCTTTCTGATCACATCGGATGAAGAGGCTGATGCGACTCACGGAACCGTGAAAGTTGTTGAAACATTAATGAAGCGCAATGAGCGTTTAGATTACTGTTTAGTCGGTGAACCATCCAGTCAAGCACAATTAGGGGATATTGTTAAAAATGGCCGAAGAGGTTCACTCACTGCGAATTTAACTATTTTAGGCACACAAGGTCATGTTGCCTATCCGCATCTAGCCGATAACCCAGTCCATCGAGCAACTGCATTTTTACAAGAACTCACCAATATTCAGTGGGATCAAGGCAATAAATTTTTCCCTGCAACAAGCATGCAAATTGCCAATATTCATGCAGGTACAGGTGCCAGTAATGTCATCCCCGGTGAATTATTTATTCAATTTAATTTCCGATTCAGTACTGAAGTAACGGATACATTGATCCGTGAACAAGTTGAAACCTTACTTGAACGCCACAACCTTAAATACCAATTAAAATGGGCTCTTTCTGGACAACCTTTTCTCACGCCAAAAGGAAAATTGGTCGATGCGACTATTCAAGCCATTAAAGAAAAAACAACTCTAACAACTGAATTATCGACCAGTGGCGGAACTTCAGATGGGCGTTTTATTGCTCAAATGGGGGCACAAGTTATTGAATTAGGTCCGCTAAATGCCACGATCCATAAAGTTGATGAATGCGTTAAGGTGGATGATCTCCAACAACTTGCCTTAATTTATGAACGAGTCATGGAGTTACTGTTGTTATGA
- the maeB gene encoding NADP-dependent oxaloacetate-decarboxylating malate dehydrogenase → MDDKLKQSALDFHEFPHPGKITVTPTKPLTTQRDLALAYSPGVAVPCLEIAADPLKAYRYTAKGNLVGVISNGTAVLGLGNIGALAGKPVMEGKGVLFKKFSGIDVFDIEVDETDPDKLIEIIASLEPTFGGINLEDIKAPECFYIEKKLREKMNIPVFHDDQHGTAIICTAAVINGLRIVNKDISDVRLVVSGAGAASIACMNLLVALGLKRENITVCDSKGVIYKGRDDKMDETKQAYAIEDNGSRTLADAIPNADIFLGCSSAGVLTQDMVKTMAKDPLILALANPDPEILPPLAKEVRPDAIICTGRSDYPNQVNNVLCFPFIFRGALDVGATTINEEMKLACVYAIADLALAEQSEEVASAYGDQDLFFGPEYIIPKPFDPRLIVKIAPAVAKAAMDSGVATRPITDFDAYIEKLNQFVYKTNLFMKPIFSQAKKEKKRIVLAEGEEERVLHATQEIVSLGLAFPILIGRPNVIEMRIQKLGLHLEQGKDFEVVNNENDPRFKEYWQEYYQIMKRRGVSQEMARRDVIGNPTLIGGIMVLRGEADGMICGTIGSYSEHYDFIKNLFGFRDGVHAAGAMNALLLPTGNTFIADTYVNEDPTPEELAEITLMAADTVRRFGIEPKVALLSRSSFGSSGCHSAQKMRDALALIQERAPHLEIDGEMHADAALVESIRKDVMPDSPLKGAANLLIMPNMEAARISYNLLRVTSSDGVTVGPVLMGVSKPVHILTAIASVRRIVNMVALAAVEAQTHPL, encoded by the coding sequence ATGGATGATAAATTAAAACAAAGTGCTCTTGATTTTCATGAGTTTCCTCATCCAGGAAAAATAACAGTAACACCAACTAAGCCACTAACCACACAACGCGATTTAGCGCTTGCTTATTCCCCTGGTGTTGCGGTTCCCTGCTTAGAAATTGCCGCAGACCCACTTAAAGCATACCGTTACACAGCCAAAGGAAATTTAGTTGGTGTCATTTCAAACGGAACTGCTGTTTTAGGTTTAGGGAATATTGGTGCCTTAGCCGGGAAACCTGTCATGGAAGGGAAAGGGGTGCTATTTAAAAAATTCTCTGGCATTGATGTCTTTGATATCGAAGTTGATGAAACGGATCCTGATAAACTTATTGAGATAATTGCCTCTTTAGAACCCACTTTTGGTGGTATTAACTTAGAAGATATTAAAGCACCAGAGTGTTTCTATATTGAGAAAAAACTGCGCGAGAAAATGAATATTCCTGTATTTCATGATGACCAACATGGTACAGCAATTATTTGTACGGCAGCAGTGATCAATGGCTTACGTATTGTTAATAAAGATATTAGTGATGTTCGCTTAGTTGTTTCTGGTGCGGGTGCCGCATCTATTGCTTGTATGAATCTATTAGTTGCGTTAGGTCTAAAACGTGAAAATATCACGGTATGTGATTCTAAAGGTGTCATCTATAAAGGTCGCGATGACAAAATGGATGAAACGAAACAAGCCTATGCAATTGAAGATAATGGCTCAAGAACACTCGCCGATGCTATTCCGAATGCAGATATTTTCCTAGGTTGTTCAAGTGCGGGTGTATTAACCCAAGACATGGTGAAAACCATGGCGAAAGACCCACTCATTCTTGCATTGGCAAACCCTGATCCGGAAATTCTACCGCCGTTGGCGAAAGAAGTTCGTCCTGATGCAATCATTTGTACAGGTCGCTCTGATTATCCTAACCAAGTGAATAATGTATTGTGTTTCCCATTCATTTTCCGCGGCGCATTAGATGTTGGCGCAACAACGATTAACGAAGAGATGAAATTGGCTTGCGTTTATGCAATTGCTGATTTGGCTCTAGCAGAGCAAAGTGAAGAAGTTGCTTCAGCCTATGGCGATCAGGATTTATTCTTTGGTCCTGAATATATTATTCCGAAGCCTTTTGACCCAAGACTGATTGTCAAAATTGCCCCAGCAGTAGCAAAAGCAGCAATGGATTCAGGGGTTGCAACACGCCCAATTACTGATTTTGATGCCTATATCGAAAAATTGAATCAATTTGTTTATAAAACAAACTTATTCATGAAACCTATTTTCTCTCAAGCTAAAAAAGAGAAAAAACGAATTGTATTGGCAGAAGGTGAAGAAGAGCGCGTACTACATGCAACACAAGAAATAGTTTCTCTTGGTCTCGCTTTCCCAATTCTGATTGGTCGCCCAAATGTTATTGAAATGCGTATCCAAAAACTAGGATTGCATCTTGAGCAGGGTAAAGATTTCGAAGTTGTGAACAACGAAAACGATCCTCGTTTTAAAGAATATTGGCAAGAGTATTATCAAATTATGAAGCGCCGTGGTGTGTCACAAGAAATGGCACGACGTGATGTTATTGGTAATCCAACATTAATTGGCGGCATCATGGTTTTACGTGGTGAAGCGGATGGCATGATTTGCGGGACAATTGGCAGTTACAGTGAACATTACGATTTTATAAAAAATCTATTTGGTTTCCGTGATGGTGTACATGCAGCTGGTGCAATGAACGCGCTTTTACTGCCAACAGGTAATACTTTTATTGCTGATACTTATGTAAACGAAGATCCTACACCAGAAGAATTAGCAGAAATTACTTTAATGGCCGCAGATACAGTACGTCGTTTTGGTATTGAACCTAAAGTTGCTTTGCTATCTCGTTCAAGTTTCGGGTCGTCCGGATGCCACTCCGCGCAAAAAATGCGTGATGCTCTTGCTTTGATTCAAGAGAGAGCACCACATCTTGAAATTGATGGTGAAATGCATGCTGATGCGGCGCTTGTGGAGTCTATTCGCAAAGACGTAATGCCAGATAGCCCGTTGAAAGGTGCAGCTAACTTGTTAATTATGCCAAATATGGAAGCGGCTCGAATTAGCTACAACTTGCTAAGGGTTACCAGTTCAGATGGTGTAACAGTAGGGCCAGTGCTAATGGGCGTGTCAAAACCTGTCCATATTTTAACTGCAATTGCCTCTGTTCGCCGTATCGTGAATATGGTTGCTTTAGCAGCAGTGGAAGCACAGACACATCCATTGTAA
- a CDS encoding LuxR C-terminal-related transcriptional regulator, whose product MSMHSVMIIDEQPIYRYGLRQLITQDAHFEVTAESCHCSEALHIANELQPNLIVIDTHIRGIKTFETIRSLRKRCSQSYLLVLSLSAIITDIYGAMDAGAHGYLLKSSDLDMLMNSVKKASEGHHVFSEKVYQCLLNRHKNQDPLSSLTRREQEILHKMSMGLKNKEISKLLFISEETVKVHIRNLLKKLNVRSRLQASLIYMEAKNLSN is encoded by the coding sequence ATGTCTATGCATTCCGTCATGATTATTGATGAGCAACCCATTTATCGCTATGGTCTACGTCAACTCATCACTCAAGATGCGCATTTTGAAGTCACAGCGGAAAGTTGTCATTGCTCAGAAGCATTACATATCGCGAATGAATTACAGCCCAATTTAATCGTGATAGATACCCACATTCGCGGAATCAAAACCTTTGAAACAATCAGGTCACTTCGTAAACGCTGCTCGCAATCATACTTACTTGTCCTCTCATTATCGGCAATAATCACAGATATTTATGGTGCGATGGATGCTGGGGCGCACGGCTATCTATTAAAAAGCAGTGATCTTGATATGTTGATGAACAGTGTCAAAAAAGCCTCTGAAGGACACCATGTTTTCAGTGAAAAAGTTTATCAATGTCTACTTAATCGACATAAAAACCAAGATCCTTTATCCTCTTTAACGCGTCGTGAACAGGAAATATTACATAAAATGTCAATGGGGTTAAAAAATAAGGAAATCTCTAAATTACTTTTCATATCAGAAGAAACCGTCAAAGTTCATATTCGAAATTTACTTAAAAAATTAAATGTTCGTTCACGTTTACAGGCAAGCTTAATTTATATGGAAGCAAAAAACTTATCTAATTGA
- a CDS encoding DUF454 family protein translates to MKKGFLIIVGWLAVILAFLGVVLPVLPTTPFLLLAAWCFSRSSPRFHHWLLYQSWFGPYIRHWQTYKGLPKGAKPKAIIVILLTFSISIWVVNYLWLKIGLFILLCWLLIFMSRLPVVDKPIESKTK, encoded by the coding sequence ATAAAAAAGGGATTTTTAATCATTGTTGGCTGGTTAGCCGTCATATTGGCCTTTTTAGGTGTGGTCTTGCCCGTTTTACCAACAACGCCATTTTTATTATTGGCGGCATGGTGTTTTTCGCGTTCATCACCTCGTTTTCATCATTGGTTACTTTATCAGTCTTGGTTTGGGCCCTATATTCGCCACTGGCAAACTTACAAAGGGCTGCCTAAAGGTGCAAAACCTAAAGCAATCATTGTGATATTACTGACATTTTCAATATCTATTTGGGTAGTGAATTATTTGTGGCTAAAAATAGGTCTATTTATTTTATTGTGTTGGTTGTTGATTTTTATGTCTCGTTTGCCTGTCGTTGATAAACCAATAGAAAGCAAAACTAAGTAA
- a CDS encoding ArsC family reductase gives MSNTSPSYIMYGIKNCDTIKKARRYLEDNGIDYKFHDYRVDGIDDALLSQFIEKLGWEVLVNKRGTTWRKLSDSEKNAVVDAASATKILLAEPAMIKRPILVSSDGCYLVGFSIDEYNQFTK, from the coding sequence ATGTCGAATACATCTCCTTCTTATATCATGTATGGTATTAAAAACTGTGACACCATCAAAAAAGCACGTCGTTACTTAGAAGATAATGGAATTGACTACAAATTCCATGATTACCGTGTAGATGGAATTGATGATGCACTATTATCTCAATTTATTGAAAAGCTTGGGTGGGAAGTTCTCGTCAATAAAAGAGGTACAACATGGAGAAAATTGAGCGACAGTGAAAAAAATGCCGTTGTTGATGCAGCGAGTGCAACAAAAATATTATTAGCTGAACCCGCAATGATCAAACGCCCTATCCTTGTTTCATCTGATGGCTGCTATCTGGTTGGTTTTTCTATTGATGAATACAATCAATTCACAAAATAA
- a CDS encoding M15 family metallopeptidase, whose protein sequence is MISIEMLTGRSTDHLVTLGGNHRLQFNATKAFLAMQQAAARAGFKLQSASAFRDFSRQQLIWNEKLAGKRPVLDKNSQPLEINKLNEGQLCEAILHWSALPGASRHHWGTEIDIYDPLRLPEGKSLQLEPWEYEDGGYFSELNHWLSDNMATYDFYRPFTAKDAGVAYEPWHISYWPLSHEAEQQLTPEVIKSVLEQEDILGKNWLLDNLDYVFNHYIQLPR, encoded by the coding sequence ATGATTTCAATTGAAATGCTGACTGGCCGCTCAACCGACCATCTTGTTACATTAGGTGGAAATCATCGGCTACAATTTAATGCCACCAAAGCATTTTTAGCAATGCAACAAGCTGCTGCTCGAGCGGGCTTTAAATTGCAGTCAGCAAGCGCTTTTCGAGATTTTTCACGCCAGCAATTAATTTGGAATGAAAAATTAGCTGGGAAACGCCCTGTTCTCGATAAAAATAGCCAGCCATTAGAGATAAATAAACTCAATGAAGGTCAACTTTGTGAGGCTATTTTGCATTGGTCAGCATTACCAGGGGCAAGTCGCCATCATTGGGGAACAGAAATTGATATTTATGACCCACTACGACTTCCTGAAGGGAAATCATTGCAATTAGAACCTTGGGAATATGAAGATGGCGGTTACTTTTCTGAGCTGAATCATTGGCTAAGTGATAACATGGCCACTTATGATTTTTACCGCCCATTTACAGCAAAAGATGCGGGTGTCGCTTATGAGCCTTGGCATATCAGCTATTGGCCACTTTCTCATGAAGCAGAGCAACAACTCACTCCAGAAGTGATTAAATCAGTTTTAGAACAAGAAGACATCTTAGGTAAAAATTGGCTATTAGATAATTTAGATTATGTTTTTAATCATTATATTCAATTACCTAGATAA